One window from the genome of Neospora caninum Liverpool complete genome, chromosome VI encodes:
- a CDS encoding putative hemolysin — protein MNPQTTGRLLAACTVGLSAYCLCWLFLPPFYKETRAIQLLFPSPFYLLYLGAFGVLFLILGSLCVGGILMLRESSADAKCKEENGALSFRGFVVRPLPSQRGMRTMGGKGVETRGDVSESGLNLGDAPLRGDLRARQKGGKGTELLSLKADKQTAEGKASSPRNLQHPDANSQADKARLCSHSSDGAAEEGTLVVRPFLRGKIHLALLLLSPAWIFFILSACSSPSSFVAAAISCFTFVWNFMASALLHCFEWTNRPGIYQLLHKLDHAGIFMVISGSTTPIPMLLLDAGSSFWLLFVQLAATIYGFCSIIFGDLTSTGRARRAYTYIFVGLLHALFLSEYYRVLKSTELIAVIALASLYVLGALVYSCKRPDPFPAIYGFHEVFHSFCFLSFLLTLWLDYVVIKRVEWG, from the exons ATGAACCCGCAGACTACTGGAAGGCTGCTGGCTGCCTGCACTGTCGGACTCTCTGCTTACTGCCTCTGTTGGCTGTTCCTGCCGCCTTTCTACAAGGAGACTCGGGCGATTCAGCttttgtttccctctcccttctaCCTGCTTTACCTTGGAGCATTCGGAGTCCTGTTTCTGATTCTGGGTTCCCTTTGCGTGGGCGGTATTCTGATGCTGCG TGAGTCCAGCGCGGACGCGAAGtgcaaggaagaaaacggggccCTGAGTTTCCGCGGCTTCGTCGtgcgtcctcttccttctcagcGAGGCATGAGAACAATGGGGGGGAAAGGGGTTGAGACCCGCGGCGACGTGTCGGAAAGCGGGCTAAATCTGGGGGATGCGCCACTTCGTGGGGACCTGAGAGCACGAcagaaaggggggaaaggcaCCGAGCTTCTGTCCCTCAAGGCAGACAAACAGACCGCGGAAGGCAAAGCCTCGAGTCCTCGAAATCTCCAGCATCCAGATGCAAACTCCCAGGCCGACAAGGCTCGTCTTTGCTCCCACTCGTCCGACGGCGCTGCCGAGGAAGGGACTCTCGTTGTCCGCCCTTTCCTGCGTGGAAAAATCCACCTcgctctgcttctcctctccccggCGTGGATCTTCTTCATTTtgagtgcatgcagcagtCCGAGTTCTTTTGTTGCTGCAGCCATATCCTGCTTCACCTTTGTGTGGAATTTCATGGCTAGCGCCCTCCTCCACTGCTTCGAGTGGACAAACCGCCCAGGGATCTACCAGCTTCTCCATAAGCTCGACCATGCAG GAATATTTATGGTGATCAGTGGAAGCACAACTCCCATTCCGatgcttcttctcgacgcCGGCTCCTCTTTCTGGTTACTTTTCGTCCAACTTGCGGCAACCATTTACG GATTCTGTTCGATCATTTTCGGGGACCTGACCTCAACGGGGCGAGCTCGACGGGCGTACACGTACATTTTTGTGGGACTTCTGCACGCGTTATTTCTCTCAGAGTATTACCGCGTTTTAAAGTCTACCGAGCTGATTGCTGTCATTGCTCTGGCGTCGCTTTATGTCCTGGGGGCCTTGGTTTACAGTTGCAAGCGCCCTGATCCGTTCCCAGCAATCTACGGCTTCCACGAGGTCTTTCAttccttctgtttcctcagcTTTCTTCTCACCTTATGGCTAGACTACGTCGTCATCAAGCGGGTAGAGTGGGGGTGA